One genomic region from Bacillota bacterium encodes:
- the nuoF gene encoding NADH-quinone oxidoreductase subunit NuoF, producing MNQVEYQILVCGGGGCESSGCQEIVDKLNEELERTKLSRTVTVVKTGCMGLCALGPLMTIYPDGIFYKELTVKDIPEIVEKHLLQGKVVERLLYHMPDTGEPVRSIDEIPFFARQKKIALRNVGLIDPLSIEEYIAFDGYFALAKVLSEMEPQEVIEEMKKSGLRGRGGGGFPTGIKWEFAYKAKGDEKYVVCNADEGDPGAYMDRSIIEGDPHTVIEGMAIAGYAIGAKKGYVYIRAEYPMALERLQIAIEQARNMGLLGDNIMNSGFSFDLEIRVGAGAFVCGEETALIRSIQGLRGEPRIRPPFPANEGVWNKPTLINNVETWANVPPIILNGGDWLRTIGTPESPGTKVFALAGKAEYAGLVEVPMGTSLGEIIFDIGGGLIKGKKLKAAQTGGPSGGCIPVGGLNVPVDYESLKEMGTIMGSGGLIVIDEDTCMVDLARFFLEFVQEESCGKCTPCREGTRAMLQILDRIVKGEGRQGDIEKLESLGNIIKSTALCGLGQTAPNPVLNAIRYFREEFEEHINHKRCPASSCASLFSSPCINACPAGVDVPRFIEEIQRGRFDKSVEVIMENNPFPGICGRICGHPCEAKCQRAQVDEAMDIRVLKRFVADWEMEHPGIHVEVAPDTGKRVAVVGAGPAGLTAAYYLRKWGHRVTIFEEHKEPGGMLVYAIPEFRLPRNVIKHEIQRILDLGINLVTGVRVGKDISLNKLREEYDAVFVAVGSQEQILLDIPGENLTNVHFSFDFLQKANAGNPPYIGNKVAVIGGGNCAIDMARFAIRLGAKEVKMIYRRSAQDMQAMNKEIRDGMEEGVIIEPLTAPLEIIGDEEGKVKGLKLVRMKQGEFDRSGRKKPVPIKGSEYTEEFDSVIVAIGMIQDIESLNGETSLEIDRYLRVVVDPHTQQTSVEGVFAGGDCSRGPDTVVGAVGDGRRAALNIDRYLGGNMAEQLSNRKIERRNFQPVIEEKMERMPPDDLLPVERKYTFNEVEGCPSKERAVREASRCLRCDVRD from the coding sequence GCTGTGAATCTTCAGGGTGCCAGGAAATAGTTGATAAACTGAATGAAGAGCTTGAAAGGACAAAGCTGTCCCGTACAGTAACAGTGGTAAAAACGGGGTGTATGGGGCTCTGCGCCCTGGGTCCCCTTATGACCATCTACCCGGACGGAATTTTTTATAAGGAGCTTACCGTGAAGGATATTCCGGAAATTGTAGAAAAACATCTCCTGCAAGGGAAAGTAGTGGAAAGGCTGTTGTATCATATGCCGGATACCGGTGAGCCGGTGAGGTCAATAGATGAAATCCCGTTTTTCGCCCGTCAAAAGAAAATTGCCCTGAGGAACGTAGGATTGATAGATCCCCTCAGCATAGAGGAGTATATAGCCTTTGACGGGTATTTTGCCCTTGCCAAGGTTTTATCGGAAATGGAGCCGCAGGAAGTAATTGAGGAGATGAAAAAATCCGGGTTAAGGGGCAGAGGCGGAGGTGGCTTCCCTACCGGAATCAAGTGGGAATTTGCATACAAGGCCAAAGGGGACGAGAAATACGTGGTGTGCAACGCCGATGAGGGCGACCCGGGAGCCTATATGGACAGGAGCATAATAGAGGGTGACCCCCACACGGTAATCGAGGGGATGGCTATTGCAGGGTACGCAATAGGAGCGAAAAAAGGGTATGTCTATATAAGGGCGGAGTACCCTATGGCGCTCGAACGTCTGCAAATAGCAATAGAACAGGCCCGGAATATGGGGCTTCTGGGAGATAATATAATGAACTCCGGATTCAGCTTTGACCTGGAGATAAGGGTGGGAGCGGGAGCCTTTGTATGTGGCGAGGAGACCGCCCTCATCAGGTCAATACAGGGTCTGAGGGGCGAACCGAGGATCAGGCCGCCTTTCCCCGCCAACGAGGGTGTATGGAACAAGCCAACCCTTATAAACAACGTGGAAACCTGGGCCAATGTACCTCCCATCATACTGAACGGAGGGGACTGGCTGAGGACCATAGGTACTCCGGAAAGCCCGGGGACCAAGGTTTTTGCCCTTGCCGGAAAGGCGGAATATGCAGGTCTGGTAGAGGTGCCCATGGGCACATCCCTCGGGGAGATTATATTCGACATCGGCGGGGGCCTGATAAAGGGCAAGAAGCTTAAGGCCGCCCAGACCGGAGGACCGTCGGGCGGATGTATTCCGGTAGGAGGTCTCAACGTACCTGTCGATTACGAATCCCTCAAGGAGATGGGTACCATCATGGGTTCGGGAGGCCTGATAGTAATAGATGAGGATACCTGTATGGTTGACCTGGCAAGATTTTTCCTGGAATTTGTCCAGGAGGAATCCTGTGGAAAATGCACGCCCTGCCGTGAAGGAACCAGGGCAATGCTGCAGATACTGGACAGGATTGTAAAGGGAGAAGGCAGACAGGGAGATATAGAAAAACTGGAGAGCCTTGGCAATATCATAAAATCAACCGCCCTCTGCGGTCTTGGACAGACTGCCCCCAATCCGGTGCTCAACGCAATCCGGTATTTCCGGGAGGAATTCGAAGAGCATATAAACCATAAGAGATGCCCGGCTTCCAGCTGCGCCAGCCTGTTTTCCTCACCCTGCATCAATGCCTGCCCCGCGGGGGTGGATGTTCCGCGGTTTATTGAGGAGATCCAAAGGGGAAGGTTCGACAAGTCCGTTGAAGTCATTATGGAAAACAACCCCTTCCCGGGCATATGCGGGAGAATATGCGGGCATCCCTGCGAGGCCAAATGCCAGAGGGCTCAGGTTGATGAAGCAATGGATATACGGGTGCTCAAGAGGTTCGTAGCCGACTGGGAAATGGAGCACCCCGGAATTCATGTAGAAGTGGCTCCGGATACAGGCAAAAGAGTAGCCGTGGTCGGAGCAGGGCCTGCCGGGCTCACTGCAGCATATTACCTTAGAAAATGGGGCCATAGAGTTACCATATTCGAGGAGCACAAGGAACCCGGAGGCATGCTGGTATACGCCATCCCCGAGTTCAGGCTGCCCAGGAACGTTATAAAGCATGAGATACAAAGGATTCTGGACCTGGGTATCAACCTGGTAACGGGCGTCAGGGTAGGCAAGGATATAAGCCTGAACAAGCTCAGGGAAGAGTACGATGCCGTATTCGTAGCAGTGGGATCGCAGGAACAGATTTTACTGGATATCCCCGGAGAAAATCTCACGAATGTCCATTTCTCCTTTGATTTCCTGCAAAAGGCCAATGCCGGCAATCCGCCATACATTGGGAACAAGGTTGCCGTAATAGGCGGAGGCAACTGCGCCATTGACATGGCAAGGTTTGCCATAAGGCTTGGAGCAAAGGAAGTAAAGATGATATACAGGAGAAGCGCCCAGGATATGCAGGCCATGAACAAGGAGATAAGGGACGGGATGGAGGAAGGGGTGATTATAGAGCCGCTGACGGCGCCCCTGGAAATCATAGGTGACGAAGAGGGAAAGGTCAAAGGCTTAAAACTGGTCAGAATGAAACAGGGAGAGTTCGACCGGTCCGGGAGGAAGAAACCGGTTCCTATCAAAGGTTCCGAATATACCGAAGAGTTCGATTCCGTCATAGTGGCAATAGGTATGATACAAGACATTGAAAGTCTGAACGGTGAAACCAGCCTGGAAATTGACAGGTACCTGAGGGTTGTGGTTGATCCGCATACCCAGCAGACGAGTGTTGAAGGAGTATTCGCGGGAGGCGACTGTTCAAGGGGCCCGGATACCGTAGTTGGGGCAGTTGGAGATGGAAGAAGGGCGGCCCTGAATATAGACAGGTACCTGGGAGGTAATATGGCGGAACAACTGAGTAACCGAAAGATTGAAAGAAGGAATTTCCAGCCCGTTATCGAGGAAAAAATGGAGAGGATGCCTCCCGACGACCTGTTGCCTGTAGAGAGGAAGTATACCTTTAATGAGGTGGAAGGCTGCCCCAGCAAGGAAAGGGCTGTCCGCGAAGCATCGAGATGTCTGAGATGTGATGTGAGGGACTGA